The Linepithema humile isolate Giens D197 chromosome 2, Lhum_UNIL_v1.0, whole genome shotgun sequence genome has a segment encoding these proteins:
- the Acsl gene encoding fatty acid CoA ligase Acsl3 isoform X1: protein MIVDDKQEMENFWISGAIHAIKALSYVYDLLTFPVYLILQRPWEKRKASRRIKARPISKDESQVTYRSVDSPGLMHIMLEREKIDTLEKVLLWVVKMHGEKRCLGTRQILAEEDEPQPNGRVFKKYKMGEYKWKTFGDVDRLASSFGQGLLELGMRPRKNVVIFAETRAEWMIAAHACFKQNFTVVTIYATLGDEAIAHGINETEVDTVITSHDLLPKFKRLLDMVPEVRTVIYMEDQLKSTDTKGYKDGVRLIPFSDVIKTGIQSTASGTSPKSDDTAIIMYTSGSTGVPKGVLLSHKNIMSTLKAFCDAVTIRPDDVFLGFLPLAHVFELLAESVCLLNGVPIGYSSPLTLIDSSSKIQRGSKGDASVLHPTCLTAVPLILDRISKGINEKVKKSGLFRQAIFNFAYEYKLKWTKRGYETPLFDKYIFGAAKQVLGGRVRLVLSGGAPLSPDTHNQVKLCLCITVTQGYGLTETTSCATVMDAFDRTTGRVGAPTTVCDIRLENWEEAGYRVTDHPHPRGEILIGGDIVSAGYYKLSDKTKEDFFQEDGRQWFRTGDIGEFHPDGSIKIIDRKKDLVKLQLGEYVSLGKVESELKTCPVVENICVYGDANKAYTVALVVPNQHYLDEIADTLGITEKRSLEELCSNPEIEKAVLQELVEQAKKCKLQRFEIPGAVKLCAEQWSPDMGLVTAAFKLKRKAVQERYQHEINRMYAS, encoded by the exons ATGATCGTGGACGATAAACA GGAAATGGAGAATTTCTGGATCAGCGGCGCGATCCACGCGATCAAGGCTCTGTCGTACGTGTACGACCTGCTGACTTTCCCCGTGTATCTCATACTACAACGACCTTGGGAGAAGCGCAAGGCCTCGAGGCGGATCAAGGCCCGTCCAATCTCCAAGGATGAGAGCCAGGTGACCTATCGAAGCGTCGACTCTCCGGGGTTGATGCACATCATGCTGGAGCGCGAGAAAATCGACACTCTGGAAAAGGTGCTTCTCTGGGTCGTTAAGATGCACGGCGAAAAGAGGTGTCTCGGCACCAGGCAGATCTTAGCGGAGGAAGACGAGCCTCAGCCCAACGGTAGAGTTTTCAAAAAG TATAAAATGGGAGAGTACAAATGGAAGACGTTCGGCGACGTCGACAGGCTGGCCAGTTCCTTCGGCCAAGGCCTGCTGGAGCTGGGCATGAGGCCGCGCAAGAACGTCGTTATCTTCGCGGAGACGAGGGCGGAGTGGATGATAGCGGCGCACGCGTGCTTCAAGCAAAACTTCACGGTGGTGACGATCTACGCGACTCTGGGCGACGAGGCTATCGCGCACGGCATCAACGAGACCGAGGTGGACACTGTCATTACGAGTCACGATCTTTTGCCAAAGTTTAAGCGGCTGCTTGACATGGTGCCGGAGGTCAGGACCGTCATTTACATGGAGGACCAACTGAAATCGACCGACACCAAAGGCTACAAG GACGGAGTGCGGCTGATACCCTTCTCCGACGTTATCAAGACGGGCATCCAGTCGACCGCGAGCGGCACCTCGCCGAAGAGCGACGACACCGCCATAATTATGTACACATCGGGTTCGACGGGGGTGCCGAAAGGCGTCCTGCTCTCTCACAAAAATATCATGTCCACTTTGAAAGCGTTCTGCGATGCAGTGACGATTAGGCCGGACGACGTCTTCCTCGGCTTCCTGCCGCTGGCCCACGTCTTCGAGCTCCTGGCCGAGAGTGTGTGTCTTTTGAACGGAGTGCCTATCGGTTACAGCTCGCCGCTCACGCTGATCGACTCGAGCAGCAAGATTCAGAGAGGATCGAAGGGTGACGCTTCCGTTCTGCATCCGACTTGTTTGACCGCCGTACCG CTTATTCTCGATCGCATCTCCAAAGGAATAAACGAAAAAGTGAAGAAGTCCGGCCTGTTCAGGCAAGCGATCTTCAATTTCGCGTACGAGTACAAGCTGAAGTGGACCAAGCGGGGCTACGAGACGCCTCTTTTCGACAAGTATATTTTCGGAGCGGCGAAACAGGTGCTCGGCGGTCGCGTCAGGCTCGTTCTGTCCGGCGGCGCCCCGCTCAGCCCGGACACGCATAATCAAGTGAAACTCTGCCTGTGCATCACCGTAACTCAAGGATACGGACTCACGGAAACAACATCTTGCGCAACTGTGATGGACG CGTTTGACAGGACCACCGGAAGAGTCGGAGCGCCCACCACGGTTTGCGACATCAGGTTAGAGAATTGGGAAGAGGCTGGTTACCGAGTCACGGACCATCCGCATCCCAGAGGGGAGATCTTGATCGGTGGCGATATTGTTTCGGCGGGCTACTACAAACTGTCGGACAAGACGAAGGAGGACTTTTTCCAGGAGGACGGCAGACAGTGGTTCCGAACAGGTGACATCGGCGAGTTCCATCCGGACGGCTCCATCAAGATTATCG ACCGGAAGAAGGACTTGGTTAAGCTCCAACTCGGCGAATACGTTTCCCTGGGCAAAGTCGAATCCGAATTGAAGACTTGCCCCGTCGTAGAGAACATTTGCGTCTACGGAGACGCGAATAAAGCGTACACCGTCGCGCTCGTCGTGCCTAACCAACATTATTTGGACGAAATCGCCGACACTCTGGGGATAACCGAAAAGAGGAGCCTCGAGGAGCTCTGCAGTAATCCGGAGATTGAGAAAGCGGTACTTCAAGAACTCGTTGAGCAGGCGAAGAAAT GCAAGCTCCAGAGGTTCGAGATACCCGGCGCGGTGAAGCTGTGCGCGGAACAATGGTCGCCCGACATGGGACTCGTGACCGCGGCGTTCAAGCTGAAGAGAAAAGCAGTTCAGGAACGCTATCAACACGAAATCAACAGGATGTACGCCTCGTGA
- the Acsl gene encoding fatty acid CoA ligase Acsl3 isoform X2 yields the protein MENFWISGAIHAIKALSYVYDLLTFPVYLILQRPWEKRKASRRIKARPISKDESQVTYRSVDSPGLMHIMLEREKIDTLEKVLLWVVKMHGEKRCLGTRQILAEEDEPQPNGRVFKKYKMGEYKWKTFGDVDRLASSFGQGLLELGMRPRKNVVIFAETRAEWMIAAHACFKQNFTVVTIYATLGDEAIAHGINETEVDTVITSHDLLPKFKRLLDMVPEVRTVIYMEDQLKSTDTKGYKDGVRLIPFSDVIKTGIQSTASGTSPKSDDTAIIMYTSGSTGVPKGVLLSHKNIMSTLKAFCDAVTIRPDDVFLGFLPLAHVFELLAESVCLLNGVPIGYSSPLTLIDSSSKIQRGSKGDASVLHPTCLTAVPLILDRISKGINEKVKKSGLFRQAIFNFAYEYKLKWTKRGYETPLFDKYIFGAAKQVLGGRVRLVLSGGAPLSPDTHNQVKLCLCITVTQGYGLTETTSCATVMDAFDRTTGRVGAPTTVCDIRLENWEEAGYRVTDHPHPRGEILIGGDIVSAGYYKLSDKTKEDFFQEDGRQWFRTGDIGEFHPDGSIKIIDRKKDLVKLQLGEYVSLGKVESELKTCPVVENICVYGDANKAYTVALVVPNQHYLDEIADTLGITEKRSLEELCSNPEIEKAVLQELVEQAKKCKLQRFEIPGAVKLCAEQWSPDMGLVTAAFKLKRKAVQERYQHEINRMYAS from the exons ATGGAGAATTTCTGGATCAGCGGCGCGATCCACGCGATCAAGGCTCTGTCGTACGTGTACGACCTGCTGACTTTCCCCGTGTATCTCATACTACAACGACCTTGGGAGAAGCGCAAGGCCTCGAGGCGGATCAAGGCCCGTCCAATCTCCAAGGATGAGAGCCAGGTGACCTATCGAAGCGTCGACTCTCCGGGGTTGATGCACATCATGCTGGAGCGCGAGAAAATCGACACTCTGGAAAAGGTGCTTCTCTGGGTCGTTAAGATGCACGGCGAAAAGAGGTGTCTCGGCACCAGGCAGATCTTAGCGGAGGAAGACGAGCCTCAGCCCAACGGTAGAGTTTTCAAAAAG TATAAAATGGGAGAGTACAAATGGAAGACGTTCGGCGACGTCGACAGGCTGGCCAGTTCCTTCGGCCAAGGCCTGCTGGAGCTGGGCATGAGGCCGCGCAAGAACGTCGTTATCTTCGCGGAGACGAGGGCGGAGTGGATGATAGCGGCGCACGCGTGCTTCAAGCAAAACTTCACGGTGGTGACGATCTACGCGACTCTGGGCGACGAGGCTATCGCGCACGGCATCAACGAGACCGAGGTGGACACTGTCATTACGAGTCACGATCTTTTGCCAAAGTTTAAGCGGCTGCTTGACATGGTGCCGGAGGTCAGGACCGTCATTTACATGGAGGACCAACTGAAATCGACCGACACCAAAGGCTACAAG GACGGAGTGCGGCTGATACCCTTCTCCGACGTTATCAAGACGGGCATCCAGTCGACCGCGAGCGGCACCTCGCCGAAGAGCGACGACACCGCCATAATTATGTACACATCGGGTTCGACGGGGGTGCCGAAAGGCGTCCTGCTCTCTCACAAAAATATCATGTCCACTTTGAAAGCGTTCTGCGATGCAGTGACGATTAGGCCGGACGACGTCTTCCTCGGCTTCCTGCCGCTGGCCCACGTCTTCGAGCTCCTGGCCGAGAGTGTGTGTCTTTTGAACGGAGTGCCTATCGGTTACAGCTCGCCGCTCACGCTGATCGACTCGAGCAGCAAGATTCAGAGAGGATCGAAGGGTGACGCTTCCGTTCTGCATCCGACTTGTTTGACCGCCGTACCG CTTATTCTCGATCGCATCTCCAAAGGAATAAACGAAAAAGTGAAGAAGTCCGGCCTGTTCAGGCAAGCGATCTTCAATTTCGCGTACGAGTACAAGCTGAAGTGGACCAAGCGGGGCTACGAGACGCCTCTTTTCGACAAGTATATTTTCGGAGCGGCGAAACAGGTGCTCGGCGGTCGCGTCAGGCTCGTTCTGTCCGGCGGCGCCCCGCTCAGCCCGGACACGCATAATCAAGTGAAACTCTGCCTGTGCATCACCGTAACTCAAGGATACGGACTCACGGAAACAACATCTTGCGCAACTGTGATGGACG CGTTTGACAGGACCACCGGAAGAGTCGGAGCGCCCACCACGGTTTGCGACATCAGGTTAGAGAATTGGGAAGAGGCTGGTTACCGAGTCACGGACCATCCGCATCCCAGAGGGGAGATCTTGATCGGTGGCGATATTGTTTCGGCGGGCTACTACAAACTGTCGGACAAGACGAAGGAGGACTTTTTCCAGGAGGACGGCAGACAGTGGTTCCGAACAGGTGACATCGGCGAGTTCCATCCGGACGGCTCCATCAAGATTATCG ACCGGAAGAAGGACTTGGTTAAGCTCCAACTCGGCGAATACGTTTCCCTGGGCAAAGTCGAATCCGAATTGAAGACTTGCCCCGTCGTAGAGAACATTTGCGTCTACGGAGACGCGAATAAAGCGTACACCGTCGCGCTCGTCGTGCCTAACCAACATTATTTGGACGAAATCGCCGACACTCTGGGGATAACCGAAAAGAGGAGCCTCGAGGAGCTCTGCAGTAATCCGGAGATTGAGAAAGCGGTACTTCAAGAACTCGTTGAGCAGGCGAAGAAAT GCAAGCTCCAGAGGTTCGAGATACCCGGCGCGGTGAAGCTGTGCGCGGAACAATGGTCGCCCGACATGGGACTCGTGACCGCGGCGTTCAAGCTGAAGAGAAAAGCAGTTCAGGAACGCTATCAACACGAAATCAACAGGATGTACGCCTCGTGA